A genomic segment from Actinoplanes sichuanensis encodes:
- a CDS encoding calcium-binding protein produces the protein MKKLPKVWARRAAAAALLIAAGTGGGVAGPSAAYAATLCNGLTATIVGGIGNDNLIGTDGADVIAALAGNDVVLGLGGNDTICLGDGNDVAQGGDGQDVIFGEGGLDVINGDAGNDGLNGDAGNDALFGGDGNDTLNGGAENDNVYPGNGDDWVNGGAGNDALLDSPGNDNLLGGDGDDQINGGAGADLVSGDGGGDVIAGGEGNDDLRGGNGDDFLLDPVGADIGDGGAGTIDRCDNNIDVKSNCELSF, from the coding sequence GTGAAAAAACTGCCGAAGGTATGGGCCCGGCGTGCGGCGGCCGCTGCTCTGCTGATCGCGGCCGGCACCGGGGGAGGCGTCGCCGGGCCGTCCGCCGCGTACGCCGCCACCCTCTGCAACGGCTTGACCGCGACGATCGTCGGCGGCATCGGTAACGACAACCTGATCGGCACCGACGGCGCCGACGTGATCGCCGCGCTGGCCGGCAACGACGTGGTACTGGGCCTGGGCGGCAACGACACGATCTGTCTCGGTGACGGGAACGACGTCGCCCAGGGCGGCGACGGCCAGGACGTCATCTTCGGGGAGGGCGGCCTCGACGTCATCAACGGCGACGCCGGCAACGACGGCCTGAACGGCGACGCGGGCAACGACGCCCTGTTCGGCGGCGACGGCAACGACACCCTCAACGGCGGCGCCGAGAACGACAACGTCTACCCGGGCAACGGTGACGACTGGGTCAACGGCGGTGCCGGCAACGACGCGCTGCTGGACAGCCCCGGCAACGACAACCTGCTGGGCGGCGACGGCGACGACCAGATCAACGGCGGCGCCGGCGCCGACCTGGTCAGCGGTGACGGCGGCGGCGACGTGATCGCCGGCGGCGAGGGCAACGACGACCTGCGCGGCGGCAACGGCGACGACTTCCTGCTCGACCCGGTCGGCGCCGACATCGGTGACGGCGGTGCCGGAACCATCGACCGCTGCGACAACAACATCGACGTCAAATCCAACTGCGAACTGTCCTTCTGA
- a CDS encoding ATP-binding protein — MTDGPETAAAQVATIDDLAKLLRTLRARAAGPSYRDIAARAGWSTGIIGAYLSGKTLPPAGRFDMLVRLLGATEQEIGPLRAARDRAEENRGGVRPDTGPRPVVRQLPGDVPAFTGRTEALATLDRLFQPASGHPTVVISAVSGAAGIGKTALALHWANRSMRSFPDGQLYVNLRGFDPGGRHLAPETALRGFLEALGVPATQTPTTREAQVNLYRSLLARKRVLVVLDNAASADQVRPLLPATPGCGALITSRDELRHLVAVVDAKPLILGLLSHPESVALLAARLGAGRVTAEPEAVDRIVTACARLPLALVVAAARAALAPQAPLAVLADELAATAGDRLDALDGGDPAADVRTVFSWSYRHLSPSAARLFRLLGLHPGADLTVAAAAALAAETITGVRPPLTELAGAGLIEEHRPGRYTWHDLLRAYATELAGAETAPQRADATGRILDHYLHTAHRAAMLLNPHRDPITPHPAADGVLPEQITDRDTAHGWLTREHANLRAAVDCAADTGMDRHAYQLAWTLTDFLHGRNDWAGEIATQQVALQAARRLDDPAGQARAHRYIGRANAHLGRHTEAMTWLETALKMHSELGADTSAARTHLNIGWVLDQQSRHADALHHTEQALRLFESRGHRIGVQYALNGISWYHGLLGDHGKALATGVAALAVARELDDRLAEACTLDSVGMAHHYLGQDERATACFTEALAMYRELGNRHLEADLRIRVGDHDALRGDAASARTQWESALVLLEALDHADAAKVRARLDDLA; from the coding sequence ATGACTGACGGCCCGGAAACGGCGGCGGCCCAGGTGGCCACGATCGACGACCTGGCAAAGCTGCTGCGTACGCTCCGGGCACGGGCGGCCGGCCCGAGCTATCGCGACATCGCCGCACGTGCCGGATGGTCCACCGGCATCATCGGCGCCTATCTGAGTGGAAAGACCCTCCCACCGGCCGGCCGCTTCGACATGCTGGTGCGGCTGCTCGGAGCCACCGAGCAGGAGATCGGCCCGCTACGCGCGGCCCGGGACCGGGCCGAGGAGAACCGCGGCGGCGTACGCCCGGACACCGGCCCACGCCCGGTGGTGCGCCAACTGCCCGGCGACGTCCCCGCGTTCACCGGCCGCACGGAGGCCCTGGCCACCCTCGACCGCCTGTTCCAACCGGCTTCCGGCCACCCGACCGTGGTCATCTCCGCGGTCTCCGGCGCGGCCGGAATCGGCAAGACCGCCCTCGCCCTGCACTGGGCGAACCGCTCGATGCGCTCGTTCCCGGACGGTCAGCTCTACGTCAACCTGCGCGGCTTCGACCCCGGCGGACGGCATCTCGCACCGGAGACGGCGCTGCGCGGTTTCCTCGAAGCCCTGGGCGTACCCGCCACTCAGACACCGACCACGAGGGAGGCGCAGGTCAACCTCTACCGGAGCCTCCTGGCCCGTAAGCGGGTCCTGGTCGTGCTCGACAACGCCGCCTCCGCCGATCAGGTCCGCCCGCTGCTCCCGGCCACCCCCGGCTGCGGCGCCCTGATCACCAGCCGCGACGAGCTGCGCCACCTGGTCGCCGTGGTGGATGCCAAACCGCTGATCCTCGGCCTGCTCAGCCACCCCGAGTCGGTGGCCCTGCTGGCGGCCCGTCTCGGCGCCGGCCGGGTGACGGCCGAACCGGAGGCGGTCGACCGGATCGTCACCGCCTGCGCCCGCCTGCCGCTCGCGCTGGTGGTCGCGGCGGCCCGCGCGGCCCTGGCCCCGCAGGCACCGCTCGCCGTGCTCGCCGACGAACTGGCCGCCACCGCCGGCGACCGGCTCGACGCTCTGGACGGCGGCGATCCGGCGGCCGACGTCCGTACCGTCTTCTCCTGGTCCTATCGGCATCTCAGCCCGTCGGCGGCCCGGCTGTTCCGGCTGCTGGGTCTGCATCCCGGCGCCGACCTGACCGTCGCCGCGGCAGCCGCTCTCGCGGCCGAGACCATCACGGGGGTACGCCCACCGCTCACCGAACTGGCCGGAGCCGGACTGATCGAGGAGCACCGGCCCGGCCGCTACACGTGGCACGACCTGCTACGCGCCTATGCCACGGAACTGGCCGGCGCCGAGACGGCACCGCAGCGGGCCGACGCGACCGGGCGGATCCTCGACCACTACCTGCACACCGCGCACCGGGCGGCCATGCTGCTCAATCCGCACCGCGACCCGATCACCCCGCACCCGGCCGCCGACGGGGTGCTCCCGGAGCAGATCACCGACCGGGACACCGCTCACGGCTGGCTCACCCGAGAGCACGCGAACCTCCGTGCCGCCGTCGACTGCGCCGCCGACACCGGCATGGACCGGCACGCGTATCAGTTGGCGTGGACGCTCACCGACTTCCTGCACGGCCGTAACGACTGGGCCGGGGAGATCGCCACGCAGCAGGTGGCGCTGCAGGCGGCCCGCCGGCTGGACGACCCGGCCGGGCAGGCGCGGGCCCACCGCTACATCGGCCGGGCGAACGCCCATCTGGGCCGGCACACCGAGGCGATGACCTGGCTGGAGACCGCGCTGAAGATGCACTCCGAGCTCGGCGCCGACACCAGCGCGGCCCGCACCCACCTCAACATCGGCTGGGTACTCGACCAGCAGTCCCGGCACGCGGACGCGCTGCACCACACCGAGCAGGCGCTGCGACTGTTCGAGTCCCGTGGCCATCGGATCGGGGTGCAGTACGCCCTGAACGGCATCAGCTGGTATCACGGTCTGCTCGGCGATCACGGGAAGGCGCTGGCCACCGGGGTCGCGGCGCTGGCGGTCGCGCGGGAACTCGATGACCGGCTGGCCGAGGCGTGCACGCTCGACAGCGTCGGGATGGCCCACCATTACCTGGGTCAGGACGAGCGGGCCACCGCCTGTTTCACCGAGGCACTGGCGATGTATCGGGAGCTGGGCAACCGGCATCTGGAGGCCGATCTGCGCATCCGGGTGGGCGACCACGACGCGCTTCGTGGGGACGCGGCTTCCGCCCGTACCCAATGGGAATCCGCTCTCGTGTTGTTGGAAGCCCTCGACCACGCCGACGCCGCCAAGGTCCGGGCCCGCTTGGACGACCTGGCGTGA